One genomic region from Erythrobacter mangrovi encodes:
- a CDS encoding phytanoyl-CoA dioxygenase family protein, with product MRVKIADGLARWRRSRLARDVPASWREEFERNGFVVIENVIPEDEFSGLRDALLGTAWEAREMRQGDAITRRIAVDPAMLNAVPALARFFERKDIKALFHYVATYRTTPLHYVQTIVSNCPGYEADPQETLHADSFHASMKAWLFLRPVALDQGPFTYVRGSHRFTPERIQWEYLRSLADPKAIDRLSARGSPRIGEADLEQMSFGPAEALPMPANTLIVADTAGFHARGPAQQWGERVEIWSYARRNPFLPWLGGDLLSLPGIAERRIGWLWAFRDRFEKYIGQPWQKCEARPPVDS from the coding sequence ATGCGGGTGAAGATCGCGGATGGTCTGGCGCGTTGGCGGCGTAGCCGTCTTGCCCGCGATGTTCCGGCTTCATGGCGTGAAGAATTCGAGCGCAATGGCTTTGTCGTGATCGAGAATGTCATTCCGGAAGATGAGTTTTCCGGCTTGCGCGACGCCTTGCTGGGAACTGCGTGGGAGGCGCGCGAGATGCGCCAGGGTGACGCGATCACGCGGCGCATCGCCGTCGATCCAGCGATGCTCAATGCAGTCCCCGCATTGGCGAGATTCTTCGAGCGCAAGGACATCAAGGCCCTGTTCCACTACGTCGCCACGTATCGGACGACGCCGCTCCATTATGTCCAGACGATCGTCAGCAACTGCCCGGGCTACGAGGCTGATCCGCAGGAGACCCTGCACGCCGACAGCTTTCATGCATCGATGAAGGCCTGGCTTTTCCTGCGTCCGGTTGCCTTGGACCAAGGTCCCTTCACCTATGTTCGCGGATCGCATCGCTTCACTCCGGAGCGGATCCAATGGGAATATCTCCGCAGTCTGGCCGATCCCAAGGCTATCGATCGGCTTTCGGCGCGTGGTTCGCCGCGAATTGGCGAGGCGGATCTGGAGCAAATGAGTTTTGGCCCGGCCGAGGCCCTGCCAATGCCGGCGAATACTCTGATAGTGGCCGATACCGCTGGATTTCATGCACGCGGCCCCGCGCAGCAATGGGGAGAGCGGGTGGAAATATGGTCTTACGCCCGCCGCAACCCGTTTCTTCCCTGGTTGGGGGGAGATCTGCTCAGTCTCCCCGGCATAGCCGAACGGCGTATCGGCTGGCTCTGGGCGTTTCGTGACAGGTTCGAAAAGTACATCGGCCAGCCTTGGCAAAAATGCGAAGCCCGGCCTCCGGTCGACTCCTAA
- a CDS encoding helix-turn-helix transcriptional regulator codes for MSNIELLTCHEVMRLTGIRSRTTIWRRIRRGAFPHPIDIGGGRIRWRSTDIEQWIEALPLRSY; via the coding sequence ATGTCGAATATCGAACTACTCACCTGCCATGAGGTCATGCGCCTCACCGGCATTCGCAGCCGGACAACGATCTGGCGACGCATCCGCCGGGGTGCCTTCCCTCATCCCATCGACATTGGCGGCGGACGTATCCGCTGGCGGTCCACTGACATTGAGCAGTGGATCGAGGCCCTCCCCCTGCGCAGCTATTGA
- a CDS encoding LTA synthase family protein, with protein sequence MSGIWYDLAIVTPLVGMLAIVADAFAAPRGPRSLGPRSHHGTIVLLLAAMLAFGVVLFLTGAPLVSGAVVATLLAALSLISNVKRRVLGEPLVFSDFALIGAVFQHPQFYLTALRPTQVVMLGGGVAGLLAALALLSSSDLAPRFAGLALGLGSWGGLAMLLRRIGWPAPQSVPDPGADVMQHGLVACLLGHWHAWRGTIDPEPCDVPTIPGRSGQLVVIVQCESFTDPAVLFDDTSLVASGLDTARKLSWQHGRLLVSGFGAYTMRTEFGVLFGRGEEALGTRRFDPFLTAHRETSWALPNRLDRSAWDTCMVHPHDMRFYGRHRLMPRAGFDRLVGEEAFAPPGPGEGRYVTDAAVADRIIAIANDSPRAGFVYAVTIENHGPWPPDKTDATRSAAPYLKLLANSDAMLTRLLEALPRLGRPTTLCFFGDHRPSIPGASEPGAERHTPYVMVRFDSDGTPIQGSGAERDLTPAELHHTILDAIRLGEAER encoded by the coding sequence ATGAGCGGGATTTGGTACGATCTTGCCATCGTGACCCCCCTCGTGGGAATGCTCGCCATCGTCGCTGATGCCTTCGCGGCGCCGCGGGGACCGCGTTCCTTGGGGCCGCGCAGTCATCACGGGACAATCGTGCTGCTTCTCGCCGCGATGCTTGCATTCGGGGTCGTGCTATTCTTGACCGGCGCGCCACTCGTGTCTGGGGCGGTGGTCGCGACTCTGCTTGCAGCTCTTTCGCTGATCTCGAACGTCAAGCGCCGGGTGTTGGGCGAGCCATTGGTGTTCAGCGATTTCGCATTGATCGGCGCGGTGTTCCAGCACCCGCAGTTCTACCTCACCGCACTGCGCCCGACACAAGTCGTGATGCTCGGCGGAGGCGTGGCGGGACTCTTGGCGGCACTGGCCCTGCTCTCGAGCAGCGATCTGGCGCCGCGGTTCGCAGGCCTCGCGCTGGGACTGGGCTCGTGGGGAGGGCTGGCAATGCTGCTTCGGCGCATTGGCTGGCCTGCACCGCAAAGCGTTCCCGATCCCGGGGCTGATGTCATGCAGCACGGTTTGGTGGCGTGCCTCCTTGGGCATTGGCACGCGTGGCGCGGTACTATCGATCCCGAACCCTGTGACGTGCCGACGATCCCGGGGCGGTCGGGCCAGTTGGTGGTGATCGTTCAGTGCGAATCCTTTACCGATCCGGCGGTGCTGTTCGACGACACCTCACTGGTTGCTTCGGGACTTGATACGGCGCGAAAGCTTTCTTGGCAGCACGGGCGGCTCTTGGTTTCGGGCTTTGGCGCCTATACTATGCGGACCGAGTTTGGCGTGCTGTTCGGACGCGGTGAGGAAGCACTTGGGACACGCCGCTTCGATCCCTTCCTGACTGCTCATCGCGAGACCAGCTGGGCGCTTCCCAACCGGCTCGATCGTTCGGCATGGGACACCTGCATGGTCCACCCACATGACATGCGTTTCTATGGGCGGCATCGCCTCATGCCGCGAGCCGGGTTTGATAGGCTTGTCGGCGAAGAGGCCTTTGCTCCACCGGGACCCGGCGAGGGGCGTTATGTTACCGATGCAGCGGTCGCCGATCGTATCATTGCGATCGCGAATGACAGTCCGCGCGCCGGCTTTGTCTATGCGGTAACGATCGAAAACCACGGCCCCTGGCCTCCCGACAAGACGGACGCCACGCGCAGCGCCGCCCCCTACCTCAAGCTTCTCGCGAACAGCGATGCAATGCTCACGCGACTGCTCGAGGCTCTGCCGCGCCTGGGTCGGCCCACGACTCTATGCTTCTTCGGCGATCACCGACCGAGCATCCCAGGCGCGAGCGAACCCGGCGCGGAACGGCACACGCCCTATGTAATGGTTCGCTTCGATAGCGATGGGACGCCGATCCAGGGCAGTGGTGCAGAGCGCGACCTTACCCCGGCAGAGCTCCATCACACCATCCTCGATGCCATCCGCTTAGGGGAGGCGGAGCGATAG
- a CDS encoding Fic family protein, producing MALKPTYAIPDLPPPGLTETPSVLKALARAHRYLAELKGRAATIPNQGILIDTLSLQEAKASSEIENIVTTQDELFQLNAFPESVGSPAAKEVARYRDALRYGYDEQRRLDGLLTNNMLIAIFRILKKTDGTFRETPGTALKNEGTGALVYIPPQDAKEVRDEMGALEKFINEDGDGVDLDPLTRMAIIHHQFESIHPFPDGNGRIGRIINVLYLTRCGLLDIPILYLSRYITQSKGEYYRLLQVVRETGEWEEWLLYMLKGVEETAIETLRLVEAIRGLMVETKRRMRTEHPKIYSQDLLNNLFRHPYTRIEFVQEEIGVSRPTATKYLDELAESGMLFKHREGRNNYYINQPLVALFVDREPEAE from the coding sequence GTGGCCCTCAAACCGACTTACGCCATTCCGGACCTGCCGCCCCCCGGCCTTACTGAAACGCCCAGCGTGCTGAAAGCACTTGCGCGCGCGCATCGCTACCTTGCCGAACTTAAAGGCCGCGCTGCAACCATCCCCAATCAGGGCATTCTGATCGACACGCTGTCGCTTCAAGAAGCGAAAGCGAGTTCCGAAATTGAGAACATCGTCACGACGCAAGATGAGCTCTTCCAGCTCAATGCATTCCCCGAAAGTGTGGGATCACCTGCGGCAAAGGAAGTGGCCCGATATCGGGACGCACTGCGGTACGGATATGACGAGCAACGGCGTCTCGACGGATTGCTCACGAACAACATGCTCATCGCTATCTTCCGCATTCTGAAGAAGACCGATGGAACCTTCCGCGAAACACCGGGCACCGCCCTCAAAAACGAGGGAACGGGCGCGCTCGTCTACATTCCGCCTCAGGATGCGAAAGAAGTTCGCGATGAAATGGGGGCGCTGGAAAAGTTCATCAACGAAGATGGTGATGGGGTCGATCTCGACCCTTTGACTCGGATGGCAATCATCCATCACCAGTTCGAAAGCATCCACCCTTTCCCGGACGGGAATGGGCGCATCGGGCGCATCATCAACGTGCTCTATCTCACACGCTGCGGGTTGCTCGATATCCCAATCCTCTACCTCAGCCGATACATCACCCAGAGCAAGGGAGAGTACTATCGCCTGCTCCAGGTCGTACGTGAAACCGGTGAATGGGAAGAGTGGCTTCTTTACATGCTCAAGGGCGTGGAGGAGACTGCCATTGAAACCTTACGGTTGGTCGAAGCGATCCGTGGTCTGATGGTCGAGACGAAGCGAAGGATGCGAACCGAGCACCCGAAAATCTACTCACAGGACCTCCTCAACAACCTCTTCCGCCACCCGTACACGCGCATCGAATTCGTTCAGGAGGAGATTGGGGTTTCTCGTCCAACAGCGACCAAATATCTCGATGAACTCGCCGAAAGCGGAATGCTGTTCAAGCACCGCGAAGGTCGCAACAATTACTACATCAATCAGCCGCTGGTTGCCTTGTTCGTGGATCGGGAGCCGGAGGCAGAGTGA
- a CDS encoding capsule biosynthesis protein, producing the protein MDRKAKTKFQSGIDKPQSGRLGDEHKLYRSLNGPEKNMTAQPTPSSINPMIHSGTPRRVLLLQGLMGPFFRKLGLGLRKAGHEVFKVNFNGGDRAYWRLPNGIDYRGTLSEWPEAFAHLLRRHQITDVILFGDCRDHHVGALEECRAQGVTTWVFEEGYIRPDWVTMEIGGVNGHSQLSRDPQWYRDRSAELAPVPQHRKVPSSFRQRAMQGLWYNVADVLTRWRYPGWHTHRPWHPLVEGAGWARKLMRRKEQSQQGAALLARLQEGNAGYFLFPLQLDSDAQIRLHSPFAGMIEAIKLVLQSFAEHAPPGTRLVVKEHPLDNGVREWQLETRDLAERFGIADRVDYLACGDIETVAEGALGMVTVNSTSGTLGLGRGVPVVVLGKAVYDLPDLTFQGGLDQFWTQATPPDAATFAAFYRVLIDICLIPGGFFSDEALDKVVTHAIARFEGRQLLPD; encoded by the coding sequence TTGGACCGGAAAGCAAAAACAAAATTCCAGTCCGGCATCGACAAACCGCAATCGGGGCGACTAGGGGACGAGCATAAATTGTACCGCTCCCTGAATGGTCCAGAAAAGAACATGACCGCTCAACCGACCCCATCGTCGATCAATCCAATGATACACTCAGGAACACCTCGCCGCGTGCTGCTGTTGCAGGGCCTGATGGGACCGTTCTTCCGCAAACTCGGGCTGGGTCTACGCAAGGCCGGCCACGAAGTATTTAAGGTCAATTTCAACGGCGGCGACCGAGCTTACTGGCGATTGCCGAACGGAATAGATTATCGTGGTACTTTGTCCGAGTGGCCCGAAGCCTTCGCCCACCTTCTACGCCGGCATCAGATTACCGACGTCATTTTGTTCGGTGATTGCCGCGATCATCACGTCGGGGCGCTCGAAGAGTGCCGCGCACAGGGCGTGACTACCTGGGTATTCGAGGAGGGCTACATTCGGCCTGACTGGGTGACGATGGAGATTGGCGGCGTCAACGGCCACAGCCAGTTGTCGAGAGACCCGCAATGGTATCGCGACCGCTCGGCTGAACTGGCGCCAGTGCCGCAGCACCGGAAGGTGCCGTCATCTTTCCGCCAGCGGGCGATGCAAGGCCTGTGGTACAATGTTGCCGATGTCCTGACCCGATGGCGCTATCCCGGCTGGCACACGCACCGTCCTTGGCATCCGCTGGTTGAAGGCGCCGGGTGGGCCCGCAAGCTCATGCGGCGCAAGGAACAAAGCCAGCAAGGCGCGGCGCTCCTCGCGCGCTTGCAAGAAGGAAACGCCGGCTACTTCCTATTCCCCTTGCAACTCGATTCCGACGCGCAGATTCGTCTGCATTCGCCTTTCGCGGGGATGATCGAGGCGATCAAGCTGGTGCTGCAGTCCTTTGCGGAGCATGCGCCGCCCGGAACACGCCTGGTGGTGAAGGAGCATCCGCTCGACAATGGAGTGCGCGAATGGCAGCTCGAAACTCGCGATCTTGCAGAGCGGTTCGGCATCGCCGATCGGGTGGATTATCTCGCATGTGGCGATATCGAGACGGTTGCCGAAGGTGCGCTCGGCATGGTGACTGTCAACAGCACCAGCGGCACCCTTGGGCTTGGCCGGGGTGTTCCGGTAGTCGTGCTGGGCAAGGCCGTTTATGATCTGCCCGATCTGACCTTTCAGGGCGGGCTCGACCAATTCTGGACACAGGCAACTCCACCCGATGCAGCGACCTTTGCCGCATTCTACCGAGTGCTCATCGATATTTGTCTGATTCCCGGAGGGTTCTTCTCTGACGAGGCTCTCGACAAGGTCGTGACCCATGCGATCGCGCGGTTCGAAGGCCGCCAGCTTTTGCCCGATTGA
- a CDS encoding type IV secretion system DNA-binding domain-containing protein: protein MNSNIDFVTRAHALWRVRMAQWQQRFRFFSTITVGAAGAGALIAPQFLLHGPAITTAVQYAWANLLTLLGSLGGSDIKMNIAMEGQRWTVSAAWFASEPLFTDTFWQVVRVIAGGAITGFVIGLFTVWVLQRTMSEQGKDTLADRVIGGTRVADEEDVAAQTTLLCGGDALRIGPVPVPRRIETRHFAFLGTTGSGKTTALRQMLDGIERRGEAALVYDTSGEFIAHYYNPARGDIILNPFDARCAFWTPFDEISHPADADRIARQLVSETSSQDDDVWLETSRILVANMIRSLWAEKNCSLEALLEALQVKDKVQLKEWLGHTSSARTFANDADRATGSVLFMLAKAANLIQFLKVEDEEEDRFAFRDFIAKLDECECARPWIFVPRKEDYFEASKPLMACWLECAASAVLGLSPSPDRRIWFVLDELADLPRVENLARLLPEGRKFGAAIVLTFQALGQMRNRYGDNIAEAMLACCNTKLFLQTVDQETRKWASETIGQCEVELRVATDTLSIGSEVPRTTIATQRQFRPAVLESELRLSPHQGYLLLPDGLPVARIGLTADHITRRGEPRQPGYVPGDPAGTLWNRVSEIAKGAEPDAKPGPV from the coding sequence ATGAATTCGAACATCGATTTTGTCACGCGCGCCCATGCCTTGTGGCGTGTGCGCATGGCGCAATGGCAGCAGCGGTTTCGCTTCTTTTCGACGATCACTGTCGGTGCAGCAGGGGCCGGAGCACTCATCGCCCCGCAGTTCCTGCTGCATGGGCCTGCGATAACGACAGCGGTGCAATATGCGTGGGCCAACTTACTGACCCTGCTCGGTTCCCTTGGGGGCAGCGACATCAAGATGAACATTGCGATGGAAGGCCAGCGCTGGACCGTTTCCGCCGCCTGGTTTGCTTCTGAACCGCTCTTCACTGATACCTTCTGGCAGGTCGTCAGAGTGATCGCTGGCGGTGCAATCACGGGCTTTGTGATTGGCCTGTTCACGGTCTGGGTGCTCCAGCGCACCATGTCCGAACAAGGCAAAGATACGCTCGCCGACCGGGTGATCGGCGGCACGCGCGTGGCGGATGAAGAGGATGTCGCTGCGCAAACGACATTGCTCTGTGGCGGGGACGCCCTGCGCATCGGCCCGGTCCCGGTTCCGCGTCGGATCGAGACCCGTCACTTTGCCTTTCTCGGCACAACTGGCAGCGGCAAGACCACTGCCCTTCGCCAGATGCTCGATGGGATCGAGAGGCGCGGCGAGGCAGCTTTGGTCTATGACACGTCGGGCGAATTCATCGCGCACTATTACAACCCCGCGCGCGGGGATATCATCCTCAATCCCTTCGATGCGCGCTGCGCCTTCTGGACGCCCTTCGACGAGATATCGCACCCCGCCGATGCCGACCGGATAGCGCGCCAGCTCGTTTCGGAAACCAGCAGCCAGGATGACGATGTCTGGCTGGAAACAAGCCGCATTCTTGTCGCCAACATGATCCGCTCGCTCTGGGCAGAAAAGAACTGCAGCCTCGAAGCTTTGCTCGAAGCCTTGCAGGTCAAGGACAAGGTGCAATTGAAGGAGTGGCTGGGGCACACGTCGTCGGCCCGCACCTTTGCCAATGACGCTGACCGCGCCACCGGCAGCGTGCTCTTCATGCTCGCCAAGGCTGCAAACCTGATCCAGTTCCTGAAGGTCGAAGATGAGGAAGAAGATCGCTTCGCCTTCCGCGATTTCATCGCCAAGCTGGATGAGTGCGAGTGTGCCAGGCCCTGGATCTTTGTCCCCCGCAAGGAAGACTATTTCGAAGCGTCCAAGCCGCTGATGGCATGCTGGCTCGAATGCGCGGCGAGTGCGGTGCTGGGTCTGTCCCCGTCGCCAGACCGCCGCATCTGGTTCGTGCTCGACGAACTGGCCGACCTGCCGCGTGTCGAGAACCTCGCTCGCCTGCTGCCGGAAGGACGAAAGTTTGGTGCGGCCATTGTGCTTACCTTTCAGGCGCTCGGGCAGATGCGCAATCGCTATGGTGACAACATCGCCGAGGCCATGCTGGCCTGCTGCAACACCAAGCTGTTCCTGCAAACCGTCGATCAGGAAACCCGCAAATGGGCGAGCGAGACCATCGGCCAGTGCGAGGTGGAATTGCGGGTTGCCACCGACACACTGTCGATTGGCAGCGAAGTGCCGCGCACCACCATTGCTACCCAACGGCAATTCCGCCCCGCCGTGCTCGAAAGCGAACTGCGGCTCTCTCCGCATCAGGGCTATCTGCTGCTCCCCGATGGCCTTCCCGTTGCACGCATCGGTCTCACCGCCGATCATATCACCCGGCGTGGCGAGCCGCGTCAGCCCGGTTACGTGCCAGGCGATCCGGCAGGGACGCTGTGGAACCGAGTTAGCGAGATCGCGAAAGGTGCCGAGCCCGACGCGAAGCCGGGACCGGTGTAG
- a CDS encoding thermonuclease family protein, translated as MALLIAPEDPGSETIRVPVLKVFDGDGFLTRIDNPRRGASLEVTIRLGFIDAPEMEQPGGIEARDFLQSLIGGRDVDLAILMKMDTGGIVDRHKRIVAVPYLQMDQSSEASGAASRLGQFFRGLTAPSHRNIELEMILNGWAWVLDRYGPDESYFDALEDAQRNRRGIWANDDNVHPWEFKKQRYRARRAKPKPASQTPLFDTPESTIPCPMEGCDGQLVEKSGRFGNFLGCSNFPRCRHSRNTGN; from the coding sequence TTGGCGTTGCTTATCGCACCTGAAGATCCCGGTTCCGAAACCATTCGGGTGCCTGTCCTCAAGGTCTTTGACGGCGATGGCTTCCTGACCCGTATCGACAACCCCCGACGAGGAGCAAGCCTTGAAGTGACAATCAGGCTGGGGTTCATCGATGCTCCGGAGATGGAGCAGCCTGGCGGCATCGAAGCGCGTGACTTCCTTCAATCGCTGATTGGCGGAAGGGATGTCGATTTGGCCATTCTAATGAAAATGGACACTGGCGGCATTGTCGATCGCCACAAGCGGATTGTGGCCGTGCCCTACTTGCAGATGGATCAGAGCAGTGAGGCTAGCGGTGCGGCTTCCCGGCTCGGGCAATTCTTTCGGGGGCTGACTGCACCGTCTCACCGCAACATCGAGTTGGAAATGATCCTCAATGGATGGGCATGGGTGCTTGATCGCTATGGCCCCGATGAAAGCTACTTCGATGCGCTCGAAGATGCTCAGCGAAACCGGCGCGGTATCTGGGCGAATGACGACAACGTTCATCCGTGGGAATTCAAGAAGCAGCGCTACAGGGCTCGTCGAGCGAAACCAAAGCCTGCTTCCCAAACGCCGCTCTTCGACACACCTGAGTCAACAATCCCGTGCCCGATGGAAGGCTGCGATGGCCAGCTCGTCGAGAAGAGCGGGCGTTTCGGAAACTTTCTCGGATGCTCGAATTTTCCGAGATGCCGTCACTCGCGAAACACCGGCAACTAG
- a CDS encoding DUF6946 family protein — MPFYVPTEGADAWRKFLAEPDKQWRDGYSAKSLAECWEDARGIPTEVGVLLETIAPEPRLLFAFPEHKVALPGSSRGESQNDIFAFVRADPSTVAVMIEGKVDESFDRQLTDWLRNASPGKIERLSYLASSLGLDAASIPGTIHYQLLHRTVSALIEADRYKADAAAMIVHSFSPTRKWFDAFAAFCGLLGIEAEPGRLYLAKTQTSRPLYLGWASGKPARPI; from the coding sequence ATGCCATTCTATGTGCCCACGGAGGGAGCGGACGCTTGGCGAAAGTTCCTCGCGGAACCAGACAAACAATGGCGGGACGGATACTCCGCCAAGTCCTTAGCTGAGTGCTGGGAAGACGCGCGCGGAATACCCACCGAGGTCGGTGTCTTGCTCGAAACGATTGCGCCCGAACCTAGGCTGCTCTTTGCCTTTCCAGAGCACAAAGTCGCCCTCCCGGGATCATCACGAGGCGAAAGTCAAAATGACATTTTTGCCTTCGTCAGAGCTGACCCTTCTACCGTGGCCGTCATGATCGAAGGGAAAGTCGATGAATCCTTTGATCGCCAGCTTACCGACTGGCTCAGGAATGCCTCGCCAGGAAAAATTGAGAGGCTTTCCTACCTCGCAAGCTCGCTTGGTCTCGATGCAGCCAGCATCCCCGGCACTATCCATTACCAGCTCCTCCACCGCACAGTTTCGGCATTGATCGAAGCGGACAGATACAAGGCTGACGCAGCGGCCATGATCGTCCATTCGTTCTCGCCGACGCGAAAATGGTTTGACGCATTCGCTGCATTCTGCGGGCTGCTGGGGATCGAGGCAGAACCGGGTCGTCTCTATCTGGCGAAAACACAAACAAGTAGGCCGCTATATCTCGGCTGGGCGTCTGGGAAGCCAGCTAGGCCAATCTGA
- a CDS encoding SDR family NAD(P)-dependent oxidoreductase produces the protein MAKEACSTHPRILITGASGALGRELAFRLARPGASLSLWGRDAERLEAVADGCRARGAYADARSLDLTDLDAALAALKQEDATVPFDMAFLVAGQGDTLPPGAMVEDPAQVTRLCQVNFVAPAAIAAAIAERMVARGRGRIALVGTAAASHSLPFAATYAGSKAGLARYADALRLSVKGHGVSVTLVSPGFFIDTRAGGTKPSMPGEISAGRVAEKMIAAVLAGRAELSVPRRFLLLRWFDRLLPRPLRDKILLSLRLP, from the coding sequence ATGGCGAAAGAAGCATGCTCCACACACCCCCGCATCTTAATCACGGGCGCCTCAGGAGCGCTTGGTCGCGAGCTTGCCTTCAGGCTCGCACGACCAGGAGCGAGTCTGTCGCTGTGGGGCCGCGACGCCGAGCGGCTTGAGGCGGTAGCGGACGGCTGCCGGGCGCGCGGCGCATATGCGGATGCCCGCTCGCTCGACCTTACCGATCTCGACGCGGCACTGGCCGCGCTGAAACAGGAGGATGCGACCGTCCCCTTCGATATGGCGTTCCTTGTTGCGGGACAAGGAGACACCCTCCCGCCAGGCGCCATGGTTGAGGACCCGGCTCAGGTTACCCGGCTGTGCCAGGTCAATTTCGTGGCCCCGGCAGCAATCGCAGCAGCTATCGCTGAGCGCATGGTGGCGCGCGGCAGAGGACGAATCGCTTTGGTAGGGACCGCCGCAGCATCGCATTCCCTGCCCTTCGCGGCCACCTACGCGGGTAGCAAGGCCGGCCTCGCCCGCTATGCGGATGCGCTGCGCCTGTCGGTCAAGGGTCACGGAGTAAGTGTTACCTTGGTCTCGCCGGGCTTTTTCATAGACACGCGAGCCGGTGGTACAAAACCCTCGATGCCCGGGGAAATCTCGGCCGGCCGCGTCGCCGAGAAAATGATCGCGGCAGTATTGGCGGGCCGTGCCGAGCTATCAGTGCCCCGGCGGTTCTTGCTGCTACGCTGGTTTGACCGGCTGTTGCCGCGCCCCCTGCGCGACAAGATTCTGCTATCGCTCCGCCTCCCCTAA
- a CDS encoding sterol desaturase family protein, with the protein MRRFVVLWAVLLPAIAIAALTYAPTSWAPALVVLGWLVWSLTEYLLHRYVFHFEPRSALLQRAVFIIHGNHHADSNDPLRNLMPEIVSVPVGALIWVVAVATAGPAGTWFLLGFMLGYVVYDLVHYACHQFAMKGRFGRVLKAHHMRHHHLRVKGNFAITGMLWDRIFGTRIPSSIGT; encoded by the coding sequence ATGCGAAGATTCGTCGTGCTGTGGGCGGTGCTATTGCCCGCAATTGCGATAGCGGCGCTGACCTACGCTCCAACCTCTTGGGCGCCGGCGCTGGTCGTCCTTGGCTGGCTGGTCTGGTCGCTGACGGAATACTTGTTGCACCGCTATGTCTTCCATTTCGAGCCGCGCTCGGCGTTGTTGCAGCGTGCGGTCTTCATCATCCATGGCAACCACCACGCTGACTCGAACGACCCGCTCCGCAATCTCATGCCCGAAATCGTCAGCGTTCCGGTCGGGGCATTGATATGGGTAGTCGCAGTTGCGACGGCCGGGCCGGCGGGGACCTGGTTCTTGCTGGGCTTTATGCTCGGTTACGTGGTGTACGACCTCGTGCACTACGCCTGCCACCAGTTCGCAATGAAGGGGCGGTTCGGCCGGGTGCTGAAGGCGCACCACATGCGCCACCATCACCTGCGGGTGAAGGGCAATTTCGCGATTACCGGCATGTTGTGGGACCGTATCTTCGGGACGCGCATCCCTTCATCCATCGGCACTTGA